ACCTGGTAATAGATAATCAACATAATTTTCTGTACCTGTTGCGATTGCACCACCAAATACATAAACGAATAATAACATAATCGCAATTGGTGTGATACTAACTGTAATAATTGTATCCATACTTCTAAAAATATGACGCATAGAACGTCCAAACATAACACTCATATCTTTGAAAAAATATTTATTTGTAGATTTCATTTATTTCTCCTCCTTTTTACCAATGATTGTTAGGAATATTTCTTCTAACGTAGGTTGTTTTTCAACATATTCAACTTTTGCAGGTGGGAATAATTTTTTCAATCCTTCTAGTGTATCTAGAGCAATGATTTTTCCTCCATGAAGAATAGCGATTTTATCTGCAAGTTGTTCTGCTTCCTCTAAATATTGAGTCGTTAAGAATACTGTAGTTCCTGCAGCTGATAACTCTTTTACAATCTTCCAAACTTCTAAACGTGCTTCTGGATCAAGACCTGTCGTTGGCTCATCTAGGAAAATAATCTTTGGATTTCCCACAAGACTCATTGAGATATCAATTCTTCTTTTCATCCCTCCAGAGTAAGTACCCACTCTGCGGTCTGCAGCCTCTGACATACCAAAACGATTAATTAACTCATCTGCTACTTGATTTGGAT
This DNA window, taken from Clostridium estertheticum, encodes the following:
- a CDS encoding ABC transporter ATP-binding protein, whose translation is MKKNIIQIKGVKKSFKDVEVLKGVDFEVEQGCIFALLGSNGSGKTTMIRIMVTLLKADAGSVVINGFDIEKNPGEIRGSISLTGQFAAIDEILTGRENIQMIAKLRHLKNPNQVADELINRFGMSEAADRRVGTYSGGMKRRIDISMSLVGNPKIIFLDEPTTGLDPEARLEVWKIVKELSAAGTTVFLTTQYLEEAEQLADKIAILHGGKIIALDTLEGLKKLFPPAKVEYVEKQPTLEEIFLTIIGKKEEK